A single Streptomyces sp. Edi2 DNA region contains:
- a CDS encoding RNA polymerase sigma factor SigF, with protein MSVELGSSKVLAAIPAPAPHVHDDDAINTRTLSRSLFLRLASLDKDCAERTYVRDTLIELNLPLVRYAAARFRSRNEPMEDIVQVGTIGLIKAIDRFDCERGVEFPTFAMPTVVGEIKRFFRDTSWSVRVPRRLQELRLALTKASDELSQKLDRSPTVPELALCLGVSEEDVVDGLAVGNAYTASSLDSPSPEDDGGEGSLADRLGYEDSALEGVEYRESLKPLLAKLPARERQIIMLRFFANMTQSQIGEEVGISQMHVSRLLTRTLAQLREGLISD; from the coding sequence ATGTCCGTAGAACTGGGCAGCTCGAAGGTGCTTGCCGCGATTCCCGCGCCCGCACCACACGTGCATGACGACGACGCCATCAACACCCGCACGCTCTCCCGCTCCCTGTTCCTGCGGCTGGCCTCGCTCGACAAGGACTGCGCGGAACGCACCTACGTCCGTGACACGCTCATCGAGCTGAACCTCCCGCTCGTCCGCTATGCGGCCGCTCGCTTCCGCAGTCGCAACGAGCCGATGGAGGACATCGTCCAGGTCGGCACCATCGGCCTGATCAAGGCGATCGACCGTTTCGATTGCGAACGCGGCGTGGAATTCCCGACGTTCGCGATGCCGACCGTCGTTGGCGAGATCAAGCGCTTCTTCCGTGACACGTCGTGGTCGGTACGCGTCCCGCGCCGGCTCCAGGAGCTCCGGCTCGCCCTCACCAAGGCCAGCGACGAGCTCTCCCAGAAGCTGGACCGCTCCCCGACCGTCCCCGAACTGGCCCTGTGCCTGGGGGTGTCGGAGGAGGACGTCGTCGACGGCCTGGCCGTCGGCAATGCGTACACCGCCTCCTCGCTCGACTCCCCCTCTCCCGAGGACGACGGCGGCGAGGGCTCCCTCGCGGACCGCCTCGGCTACGAGGACTCCGCCCTGGAAGGCGTGGAGTACCGCGAATCGCTCAAGCCCCTGCTGGCCAAACTCCCGGCCCGCGAGCGCCAGATCATCATGCTGCGCTTCTTCGCCAACATGACGCAGTCCCAGATCGGCGAGGAGGTCGGCATCTCCCAGATGCACGTCTCCCGGCTGCTCACCCGCACCCTGGCGCAGCTGCGCGAGGGCCTGATCTCCGACTGA
- a CDS encoding RNA polymerase sigma factor SigF, with protein sequence MTVTARTAPKAPSRESRSADTRALTQVLFAELTDLEPGTPEHTRVRAALIEANLPLVRYAAARFRSRNEPMEDVIQVGTIGLINAIDRFDPDRGVQFPTFAMPTVVGEIKRYFRDNVRTVHVPRRLHELWVQVNGATEDLTVLHGRSPTTAEIAERLKIGEDEVLACLEAGRSYHATSLEAAQEGDGLPGLLDRLGYEDPELAGVEHRDLVRHLLVQLPEREQRILLLRYYSNLTQSQISAELGVSQMHVSRLLSRSFARLRSANRIDA encoded by the coding sequence GTGACCGTGACGGCCCGTACTGCGCCCAAGGCTCCATCCCGCGAGAGCCGAAGCGCGGACACGCGGGCGCTCACGCAGGTGCTGTTCGCGGAGTTGACGGACCTCGAGCCCGGCACCCCCGAGCACACCCGGGTCCGGGCCGCACTGATCGAGGCCAACCTGCCGCTGGTCCGCTATGCCGCGGCGCGCTTCCGCAGCCGTAATGAGCCGATGGAGGACGTCATCCAGGTCGGCACCATCGGCCTGATCAACGCCATCGACCGGTTCGATCCGGACCGGGGCGTCCAGTTCCCCACCTTCGCCATGCCCACCGTTGTCGGCGAGATCAAACGCTACTTTCGAGACAATGTCCGTACGGTCCATGTACCGCGCCGCCTCCATGAGCTCTGGGTGCAGGTCAACGGCGCGACCGAGGATCTGACGGTGCTGCACGGCCGCTCGCCCACCACCGCCGAGATCGCCGAACGGCTCAAGATCGGCGAGGACGAGGTGCTGGCCTGCCTGGAGGCGGGCCGCTCGTATCACGCCACCTCGCTGGAGGCCGCCCAGGAGGGCGACGGCCTGCCCGGCCTGCTGGACCGCCTCGGGTACGAGGACCCGGAGCTGGCCGGCGTCGAGCACCGCGACCTCGTACGGCACCTTCTCGTCCAGCTGCCCGAACGCGAGCAGCGGATCCTTCTGCTGCGTTACTACAGCAATCTGACGCAGTCACAGATCAGTGCGGAGCTAGGGGTGTCGCAGATGCATGTCTCGCGGCTACTGTCGCGGAGCTTCGCCCGACTGCGATCCGCAAACAGGATCGACGCGTAG
- a CDS encoding Dabb family protein, translating to MIRHLVLFKLNEGVSRDEERVQAGVRAFEALEGEIPELTFWECAWNITDRPIAYDFAINSAVADTDALKRYIEHPAHQAAAAQWREFATWVIADYEF from the coding sequence GTGATCCGCCACCTGGTCCTGTTCAAGCTCAATGAAGGTGTCTCCCGCGACGAGGAGCGGGTGCAGGCCGGCGTCCGCGCCTTCGAGGCGCTGGAGGGCGAGATTCCGGAACTGACGTTCTGGGAGTGCGCCTGGAACATCACCGACCGCCCGATCGCCTACGACTTCGCGATCAACTCCGCCGTGGCCGACACGGACGCCCTCAAGCGCTATATCGAGCACCCGGCCCACCAGGCGGCCGCCGCGCAGTGGCGCGAATTCGCCACCTGGGTGATCGCCGACTACGAATTCTGA
- a CDS encoding DUF2127 domain-containing protein has product MKIDWDRRTCARRGHITYLPHEEYLRNKLRAQTALGEAWRCLRCGDFALGDPHGSGPAADAPLVPRGKVLRDLFILRFLAVERAVRGVFIVLAAVGVWQFSNRKDAVRRFFDEYIAVLRPVARHFHYDLDHSPVVGTIQKTFGYRHSTLMLVAALLLLYALVEIVEGVGLWRAKRWAEYLTVVATAAFLPLEIYELTEKVSWLKIATLVINILAVLYILLTKRLFGLRGGRAAFDEERHSASLLEVETSAGVSVTAHNG; this is encoded by the coding sequence ATGAAGATCGACTGGGACCGGCGTACCTGCGCGCGCCGCGGGCACATCACCTACCTCCCGCACGAGGAATACCTCCGGAACAAACTGCGCGCACAGACCGCTCTCGGCGAGGCCTGGCGCTGTCTGCGCTGCGGCGACTTCGCCCTCGGCGACCCGCACGGCTCCGGGCCTGCCGCCGATGCCCCGCTGGTCCCGCGGGGCAAGGTGCTGCGGGATCTGTTCATCCTGCGGTTCCTGGCCGTCGAGCGTGCGGTGCGCGGCGTGTTCATCGTGCTGGCCGCGGTCGGCGTATGGCAGTTCAGCAACCGCAAGGATGCCGTCCGCCGGTTCTTCGACGAGTACATCGCCGTGCTCCGCCCGGTGGCCCGGCACTTCCACTACGACCTGGACCACTCACCGGTCGTCGGCACCATCCAGAAGACCTTCGGCTACCGCCACTCCACCTTGATGCTGGTGGCCGCGCTGCTGCTGCTGTACGCCCTGGTGGAGATCGTCGAGGGCGTCGGCCTGTGGCGCGCCAAGCGGTGGGCGGAGTACCTGACGGTGGTGGCGACGGCGGCCTTCCTGCCGCTGGAGATCTACGAGCTGACCGAGAAGGTCAGCTGGCTCAAGATCGCCACGCTGGTGATCAACATCCTGGCGGTGCTCTACATCCTGCTCACCAAGCGGCTCTTCGGGCTGCGCGGCGGCCGTGCGGCCTTCGACGAGGAGCGGCACAGCGCCTCTCTTCTGGAGGTCGAGACTTCCGCCGGGGTGTCCGTCACCGCCCATAATGGCTGA